One genomic region from Balaenoptera acutorostrata chromosome 1, mBalAcu1.1, whole genome shotgun sequence encodes:
- the KLF17 gene encoding Krueppel-like factor 17, translating to MCNRSQVEMEQRAEDRSQWHGAPHQFTEDTEKSMSILDVSSSPGSSGVHTSWNHGPSGIQHVPQCIELETISLVSAEAPRQNASEMGPHFSMLLPDHGVSYCPQVTFTPSQMIYTEGMSPSQTGMMMFKGPQAMPLGEPSIPGMATTFGGNLRMSPNGPPVSPASGIPMMSHVRMRTMPYSDLPTVTSNGGPLTPKTLLDPTMPSTEALEMLRSLDQMVPPRNPHNYGMPPAGSPLLLALESQGSFVSQPVSQEDPFLPKQPLPAPRRAEQYSGAQERAPRRRSPVSRPYRCDYENCEKAYTKRSHLVSHQRKHTGERPYKCMWEACTWSFFRSDELRRHTRIHTKYRPHKCDQCGRQFMRSDHLRQHQRTHMRVPTSPDPLADSGHMAGPPPAPGL from the exons gaTACTGAGAAGTCAATGTCCATCTTGGACGTGTCTTCATCTCCCGGAAGCAGTGGAGTGCACACCTCTTGGAACCATGGCCCATCAGGCATTCAACACGTCCCTCAGTGCATAGAGCTGGAGACGATCTCCTTGGTCTCTGCTGAGGCACCCAGGCAGAACGCCAGTGAAATGGGGCCACACTTCAGTATGTTGCTGCCTGATCACGGTGTGAGCTACTGCCCCCAAGTGACTTTCACTCCTTCCCAGATGATTTACACTGAGGGAATGTCTCCTTCCCAGACAGGAATGATGATGTTCAAGGGGCCCCAGGCGATGCCCTTAGGAGAGCCCAGTATTCCAGGGATGGCCACGACCTTTGGTGGGAATCTAAGGATGTCCCCCAATGGGCCGCCAGTCTCACCTGCCAGTGGAATCCCAATGATGTCCCACGTCAGAATGCGAACAATGCCTTATTCTGACCTCCCAACAGTAACTTCTAATGGAGGCCCTTTAACACCTAAAACATTATTGGATCCAACCATGCCTTCCACTGAGGCCCTGGAAATGCTCCGCTCTTTGGATCAGATGGTGCCCCCTAGAAACCCCCACAACTATGGGATGCCCCCAGCTGGATCGCCATTATTGCTGGCTTTGGAATCCCAGGGCTCTTTTGTGAGCCAGCCAGTCTCCCAGGAAGACCCCTTCCTACCTAAGCAGCCCTTACCTGCTCCACGGAGAGCGGAGCAGTACTCCGGGGCCCAGGAAAGGGCTCCTAGGAGGAGATCCCCAGTTTCAAGGCCTTACCGCTGCGACTATGAGAACTGTGAAAAAGCTTATACTAAGCGCTCCCACCTCGTGAGTCACCAACGCAAACACACAG GTGAAAGGCCCTATAAATGCATGTGGGAAGCCTGTACTTGGTCCTTCTTCCGTTCTGATGAACTTAGAAGACATACTCGGATACACACCAAATACCGACCACATAAATGTGACCAGTGCGGCCGACAGTTCATGAGATCTGACCATCTCAGGCAACACCAAAGGACTCATATGCGGGTGCCAACATCCCCAGACCCGCTGGCTGACAGTGGACATATGGCTggtcctcctcctgctcctggtCTTTAG